The following proteins are co-located in the Micromonospora tarapacensis genome:
- a CDS encoding helix-turn-helix domain-containing protein: MSPSPPDPPMTGPVVARLRRARGWSQSRLAAELCAAAGVSTLSRHEISRWERQVRAPGRFWRGWLTQVLPAPGDPRTHAATGGRDRPAARRTRPGTAAPTARPLSSRTTTRRGPGGSARRGPTH, encoded by the coding sequence ATGTCCCCGTCCCCGCCCGACCCGCCGATGACCGGCCCGGTGGTGGCCCGGCTACGGCGTGCCCGGGGCTGGAGCCAGTCCCGGCTCGCCGCCGAACTCTGCGCCGCCGCCGGCGTGTCCACGCTGAGCCGGCACGAGATCTCGCGCTGGGAGCGCCAGGTGCGCGCGCCCGGACGCTTCTGGCGCGGCTGGCTCACCCAGGTCCTTCCGGCACCGGGCGACCCGCGGACGCACGCCGCGACCGGTGGCCGCGACCGCCCGGCCGCCCGGCGCACCCGACCGGGCACCGCCGCACCGACCGCCCGGCCCCTGAGCAGCCGGACCACGACGCGCCGGGGGCCGGGTGGGTCGGCGCGTCGCGGCCCGACCCATTAG
- a CDS encoding polyprenyl synthetase family protein, giving the protein MTHAAPVSPVDRASLRQRVDRALSDFLAGRRAWMTGVDDALVPVAEAIEAFVLGGGKRLRPAFAYWGYRGAGGVDTDPVVTALAALEFVQASALIHDDLMDRSDTRRGEPAVHRRFAARHRSAGWGGDPDGFGDAAAILLGDLCLVWSDELLHSAGLDARAVARARPDFDEMRTEVTVGQYLDVLTQATGDTSVERAGKVARYKSAKYTVERPLLIGAALADAPADVRIAYSAYGLPLGEAFQLRDDVLGVFGDPAQTGKPAGDDLREGKRTYLVAAALEATDETGRALLLGGLGDAELDAAGVARLRELIVATGALARTEQRIVTLTDSALAALTAVDLDTEARQALVDLAIAATRRAD; this is encoded by the coding sequence GTGACCCACGCTGCTCCCGTTTCCCCCGTCGACCGTGCCAGCCTGCGCCAGCGGGTCGACCGGGCACTGTCGGACTTCCTCGCCGGCCGTCGCGCCTGGATGACCGGCGTCGACGACGCACTGGTGCCGGTCGCCGAGGCGATCGAGGCGTTCGTGCTGGGCGGGGGCAAGCGGCTGCGGCCGGCCTTCGCCTACTGGGGATACCGGGGCGCCGGCGGGGTGGACACCGACCCGGTGGTGACCGCCCTCGCCGCGCTGGAGTTCGTCCAGGCCAGCGCCCTGATCCACGACGACCTGATGGACCGCTCGGACACCCGCCGGGGCGAACCGGCGGTGCACCGGCGGTTCGCCGCCCGGCACCGGTCGGCCGGCTGGGGCGGCGATCCGGACGGTTTCGGTGACGCCGCGGCGATCCTGCTGGGCGATCTCTGCCTGGTCTGGTCCGACGAGCTGCTGCACTCCGCCGGGCTCGACGCCCGGGCGGTGGCCCGCGCCCGGCCGGACTTCGACGAGATGCGCACCGAGGTCACCGTCGGGCAGTACCTCGACGTGTTGACCCAGGCCACCGGCGACACCTCGGTGGAACGGGCCGGCAAGGTCGCGCGGTACAAGTCGGCGAAGTACACCGTGGAGCGACCGCTGCTGATCGGCGCGGCGCTGGCCGACGCGCCCGCCGACGTACGCATCGCCTACTCGGCGTACGGCCTGCCGCTGGGCGAGGCGTTCCAGCTGCGCGACGACGTGCTGGGGGTCTTCGGCGACCCGGCGCAGACCGGCAAGCCGGCCGGCGACGACCTGCGCGAGGGCAAGCGGACCTACCTGGTGGCGGCGGCACTGGAGGCGACCGACGAGACCGGCCGTGCGCTGCTGCTCGGCGGGCTCGGCGACGCGGAGCTGGACGCCGCCGGGGTGGCCCGGCTGCGGGAGCTGATCGTCGCCACGGGCGCGCTGGCCCGTACGGAGCAGCGCATCGTCACGCTTACCGACTCCGCGCTCGCCGCGCTGACCGCCGTCGACCTGGACACCGAGGCCCGCCAGGCCCTGGTCGACCTGGCCATCGCCGCCACCCGCCGCGCCGACTGA
- a CDS encoding CDP-alcohol phosphatidyltransferase family protein, giving the protein MVGRQLNWNEYATAWARLHGGFDPRAATPVVRGWLRFSYHLGFLLGRLRVGPTAVTVVGVLLCLCVPLLAVRPGDGPFLGALFVLLASVADSVDGAVAVTTGRTTRLGYVYDSLADRLGEAAWLVAFWLVGAPGALVAAGGALSWLHEYARARAVAAGMREIGAVTVGERPTRVCVAVAGLLLAGLTGLVQADLAAGTITMATAVWVLLAAFGLGQLLSAVRRALLDAG; this is encoded by the coding sequence GTGGTGGGCAGACAGCTGAACTGGAACGAGTACGCCACGGCGTGGGCCCGGCTGCACGGCGGATTCGATCCCCGGGCCGCCACCCCGGTGGTACGCGGCTGGCTGCGCTTCTCCTACCACCTCGGGTTCCTGCTGGGCCGGCTGCGGGTCGGCCCGACCGCGGTGACGGTGGTCGGGGTGCTGCTCTGCCTCTGCGTACCGCTGCTCGCGGTCCGGCCCGGTGACGGGCCGTTCCTGGGCGCGCTGTTCGTGCTGCTCGCCTCGGTCGCCGACAGCGTCGACGGGGCGGTGGCGGTGACCACCGGCCGCACCACCCGGCTCGGCTACGTCTACGACTCGCTGGCCGACCGGCTCGGCGAGGCCGCCTGGCTGGTGGCGTTCTGGCTGGTCGGCGCGCCGGGTGCGCTGGTGGCGGCCGGCGGCGCGCTGTCCTGGCTGCACGAGTACGCCCGGGCCCGCGCGGTCGCCGCCGGCATGCGGGAGATCGGCGCGGTCACCGTGGGGGAGCGGCCCACCCGGGTCTGCGTGGCCGTGGCCGGGCTGCTGCTGGCCGGCCTGACCGGGCTGGTCCAAGCCGACCTGGCGGCCGGCACCATCACCATGGCGACCGCGGTCTGGGTGCTGCTGGCCGCCTTCGGGCTGGGGCAGTTGCTCTCCGCAGTCCGCCGGGCGCTGCTCGACGCCGGTTGA
- the metF gene encoding methylenetetrahydrofolate reductase [NAD(P)H] has protein sequence MALGLPSVLPNPQPAIGELVRDCQPTFSFEFMPPKTEQGERQLWQAIRELEPLRPSFVSITYGAGGSTRDTTVAVTERIATETTLLPMAHLTAVNHSVAELRHVIGRLAGAGVRNVLVVRGDPPGDPTGEWIPHPEGVHYAEDLVRLVRRSGDFSVGVAAFPYRHPRSPDVATDTGHFIRKCRAGAEFAITQMFFDADEYLRLRDRVAAAGCDTPILAGVMPVTRIGTIERSEQLSGAPFPPVLAARFERVADDPEAVRRLGIEQTSEMCRRLLDEGVPGIHFITFNRSTATREIWQNLRVSAAT, from the coding sequence GTGGCGCTCGGTCTTCCCTCGGTCCTCCCGAATCCGCAACCGGCGATCGGGGAGCTGGTCCGCGACTGCCAGCCGACCTTCTCCTTCGAGTTCATGCCGCCGAAGACGGAGCAGGGCGAGCGGCAGCTCTGGCAGGCCATCCGCGAGCTGGAGCCGTTGCGACCCTCGTTCGTCTCGATCACCTACGGCGCCGGCGGCTCCACCCGGGACACCACCGTCGCGGTCACCGAACGGATCGCCACCGAGACCACCCTGCTGCCGATGGCGCACCTGACCGCGGTCAACCACTCCGTCGCCGAGCTGCGGCACGTGATCGGCCGGCTGGCCGGTGCCGGCGTGCGCAACGTGCTGGTGGTACGCGGTGACCCGCCCGGTGACCCCACCGGCGAGTGGATACCGCACCCCGAGGGCGTGCACTACGCCGAGGATCTGGTCCGCCTGGTCCGCCGCTCCGGCGACTTCAGCGTCGGCGTCGCCGCCTTCCCGTACCGTCACCCGCGTTCGCCGGACGTCGCCACCGACACCGGGCACTTCATCCGCAAGTGCCGGGCCGGGGCCGAGTTCGCGATCACCCAGATGTTCTTCGACGCCGACGAGTACCTCCGCCTGCGCGACCGGGTGGCCGCGGCCGGCTGCGACACCCCGATCCTGGCCGGGGTGATGCCGGTGACCCGGATCGGCACCATCGAACGCTCGGAGCAGCTGTCCGGGGCGCCCTTCCCGCCGGTGCTGGCCGCCCGGTTCGAGCGGGTCGCCGACGATCCGGAGGCGGTCCGCCGGCTCGGCATCGAGCAGACCAGCGAGATGTGCCGGCGGCTGCTCGACGAGGGGGTCCCCGGGATCCACTTCATCACCTTCAACCGGTCCACCGCGACCCGGGAGATCTGGCAGAACCTGCGGGTGAGCGCCGCGACGTGA
- the pknB gene encoding Stk1 family PASTA domain-containing Ser/Thr kinase, producing MDTQVADTLLGSLIDGRYRIRGRVARGGMATVYTATDERLERTVAVKIIHSTQSPPGQTGPPGFVDRFTDEAKTIARLTHPNVVAVYDQGTHAGRPYLVMEYVRGRTLREVLAERRRLNPDEALAITEQMLAAIAAAHRAGLVHRDVKPENVLVAEAPSGGPANLVDSVVKVTDFGLARAVEASTDHDSGNQLMATVAYVAPELVTDGRADARTDVYSTGIVLFEMLTGRVPYDGDRPIDIAWQHVDRDVPAPSTLVPGLPRVLDDLVARATRRDPAARPSDAGTLLSTVQVARDGLGDRNTQTTTLTPVPDGPAVSQPTMVVATVRPTDRPTWARLPEGAPPTRGRRRAAPSGGDGLRSRLATLGARLSGEWNGRLAVAVVVVVLGLLAALGGWWFGVGRYTTAPQLVSMSKAEAQAQAAQGGFTLRYGEPRHDDQVPRDGVVDQNPASAGRILKGGVITVTLSLGPERFPVPDVVGKEFDLAEADLASAQLEVVKGAARYDDGLPEGVVVATKPEAGKEVKPGDEITVFLSKGRAPITVPNLVGKSLNDARAQIAQLDLVLVEPTYKQSDKPRDEVIGQSPADGGGVERGAQIRLEVSEGPPLVTVPRVVDLPCQQAKQVLESQGFPVTVQFNPNAVTRFQNPNENAQVPPGTQITIGCF from the coding sequence ATGGACACACAGGTCGCCGACACGTTGCTGGGCTCGCTGATCGACGGGCGCTACCGCATTCGCGGTCGCGTGGCCCGTGGCGGCATGGCGACCGTGTACACCGCCACGGACGAGCGGCTCGAACGCACCGTGGCCGTAAAGATCATCCACTCCACACAGAGTCCACCGGGCCAGACCGGTCCGCCCGGCTTCGTCGACCGGTTCACCGACGAGGCCAAGACCATCGCCCGGCTCACCCATCCCAACGTGGTGGCGGTCTACGACCAGGGCACCCACGCCGGGCGGCCCTACCTGGTCATGGAGTACGTCCGCGGGCGCACCCTGCGCGAGGTGCTGGCCGAGCGGCGCCGACTGAACCCGGACGAGGCGCTGGCCATCACCGAGCAGATGCTCGCCGCGATCGCCGCCGCCCACCGGGCCGGGCTGGTGCACCGGGACGTCAAGCCGGAGAACGTGCTGGTCGCCGAGGCGCCCAGCGGTGGTCCCGCCAACCTCGTCGACAGTGTGGTCAAGGTGACCGACTTCGGGCTGGCCCGGGCGGTCGAGGCGAGCACCGACCACGACAGCGGCAACCAGTTGATGGCCACCGTGGCGTACGTCGCCCCCGAACTGGTCACCGACGGCCGCGCCGACGCCCGCACCGACGTCTACTCGACCGGCATCGTGCTGTTCGAGATGCTCACCGGCCGGGTGCCGTACGACGGTGACCGGCCGATCGACATCGCCTGGCAGCACGTCGACCGCGATGTCCCGGCACCGTCGACGCTGGTGCCCGGCCTGCCGAGGGTGCTCGACGACCTGGTCGCCCGGGCCACCCGGCGCGACCCGGCGGCCCGCCCGTCCGACGCCGGCACCCTGCTGTCCACGGTGCAGGTGGCCCGGGACGGCCTCGGCGACCGGAACACCCAGACCACGACGCTCACCCCGGTCCCCGACGGCCCGGCGGTCTCCCAGCCCACGATGGTGGTGGCGACGGTCCGACCGACCGACCGGCCGACCTGGGCCCGGTTGCCGGAGGGCGCCCCGCCCACCCGTGGTCGGCGCCGGGCCGCCCCGAGCGGCGGCGACGGCCTGCGCTCCCGACTGGCGACGCTGGGTGCCCGGCTGTCCGGCGAGTGGAACGGACGCCTCGCCGTCGCCGTCGTGGTCGTGGTGCTCGGTCTGCTGGCCGCGCTCGGCGGCTGGTGGTTCGGGGTGGGCCGCTACACCACCGCCCCGCAACTGGTGAGCATGAGCAAGGCCGAGGCCCAGGCGCAGGCCGCGCAGGGTGGCTTCACCCTGCGATACGGCGAGCCGCGCCACGACGACCAGGTCCCACGCGACGGTGTGGTGGATCAGAACCCCGCCTCGGCCGGCCGGATCCTCAAGGGTGGCGTCATCACTGTGACCCTGTCCCTGGGGCCGGAGCGCTTCCCGGTGCCGGACGTGGTCGGCAAGGAGTTCGACCTGGCCGAGGCGGATCTGGCCAGCGCCCAACTGGAGGTCGTCAAGGGCGCCGCCCGCTACGACGACGGCCTGCCGGAGGGTGTGGTGGTGGCCACCAAGCCGGAGGCGGGCAAGGAGGTCAAGCCGGGCGACGAGATCACCGTCTTCCTCAGCAAGGGTCGGGCCCCGATCACGGTGCCGAACCTGGTCGGCAAGAGCCTCAACGACGCCCGGGCGCAGATCGCGCAGCTCGACCTGGTGCTGGTGGAACCGACGTACAAGCAGTCCGACAAGCCGCGCGACGAGGTGATCGGGCAGAGCCCGGCCGACGGCGGCGGTGTGGAGCGGGGTGCCCAGATCCGGCTTGAGGTCAGTGAGGGGCCACCGCTGGTGACCGTGCCCCGCGTCGTCGACCTGCCCTGCCAGCAGGCAAAGCAGGTGCTGGAGAGCCAGGGATTCCCGGTGACCGTGCAGTTCAACCCGAACGCCGTCACCCGGTTCCAGAATCCGAACGAGAACGCCCAGGTGCCCCCGGGCACCCAGATCACCATCGGGTGCTTCTGA
- a CDS encoding Rv2175c family DNA-binding protein: protein MTDSVPTEAAVPGADPAAAAGWLTLPDVAERLDLPISKIHQMIRDRELLAVRRDGVRRIPADLVANSIVLKHLPGVLTLLTDAGYDDEAALRWLYEPDDTLSGGTPAAALAGDHAREVKRRAQALGF, encoded by the coding sequence GTGACCGACTCCGTACCCACCGAGGCCGCCGTGCCCGGGGCCGACCCCGCCGCCGCGGCGGGCTGGTTGACCCTGCCGGACGTCGCCGAGCGGCTCGACCTGCCGATCAGCAAGATCCACCAGATGATCCGCGACCGGGAGTTGCTCGCGGTACGCCGCGACGGCGTCCGCCGGATCCCGGCCGACCTGGTGGCCAACAGCATCGTGCTCAAACACCTGCCCGGCGTGCTCACCCTGCTGACCGACGCGGGCTACGACGACGAGGCCGCACTGCGCTGGCTCTACGAGCCCGACGACACGCTGTCCGGCGGTACCCCCGCCGCGGCCCTCGCCGGCGACCACGCCCGAGAGGTCAAGCGCCGAGCCCAGGCCCTGGGCTTCTGA